Proteins from a single region of Chromobacterium sp. ATCC 53434:
- the kdsA gene encoding 3-deoxy-8-phosphooctulonate synthase, producing the protein MKLCGFEVGLDRPLFLIAGPSVVESEQMALDTAGRLQEIASGLGIPFIYKSSYDKASRPAAGAFRGFGIDQGLRILDEVRRQIGVPVLTDVHTENEVVQVASVVDVVQTPAFLAHQADFIRAVAQCGKPVNIKKGQFMAPGEMRQVIVQARQAAREAGLEEDSFLACERGVTFGYNNLVSDMRALAIMREADCPVVFDATHSVELPGGRSDSGGQQRQFVPVLARAAVAAGVAGIFLETHPAPDSAPCDGANAWPLSRVEELLTTLKALDGLVKQNPWPEHSL; encoded by the coding sequence ATGAAACTGTGCGGGTTTGAAGTCGGCCTTGACCGGCCCCTGTTCCTGATCGCCGGTCCCAGCGTGGTGGAAAGCGAGCAGATGGCGCTGGACACCGCCGGCCGGCTGCAGGAAATCGCCTCCGGACTGGGCATTCCCTTCATCTACAAGTCGAGCTACGACAAGGCCAGCCGCCCGGCGGCCGGCGCCTTCCGCGGCTTCGGCATAGACCAGGGACTGCGCATCCTGGACGAGGTCAGGCGCCAGATCGGCGTGCCGGTGCTGACCGACGTCCACACCGAGAACGAGGTGGTGCAGGTGGCCAGCGTCGTCGACGTCGTGCAGACGCCGGCCTTCCTGGCCCACCAGGCCGACTTCATCCGCGCGGTCGCCCAATGCGGCAAGCCGGTCAACATCAAGAAGGGCCAGTTCATGGCGCCCGGCGAAATGCGGCAGGTCATCGTCCAGGCGCGCCAGGCCGCCCGCGAAGCCGGTCTGGAGGAGGACAGCTTCCTCGCCTGCGAGCGCGGCGTCACCTTCGGCTACAACAACCTGGTATCCGATATGCGGGCGCTGGCCATCATGCGCGAAGCCGACTGCCCGGTGGTGTTCGACGCCACCCACTCGGTGGAGCTGCCCGGCGGCCGCAGCGACAGCGGCGGCCAACAGCGCCAATTCGTGCCGGTGCTGGCGCGCGCCGCCGTGGCAGCCGGCGTGGCGGGCATCTTCCTGGAGACGCACCCCGCCCCCGACAGCGCCCCGTGCGACGGCGCCAACGCCTGGCCGTTGAGCCGCGTCGAGGAGCTGCTGACCACGCTCAAGGCGCTGGACGGGCTGGTCAAGCAGAATCCATGGCCTGAGCACTCGCTGTAA
- a CDS encoding CTP synthase, translating into MTKYIFVTGGVVSSLGKGIAAASIAAILESRGLKVTMLKLDPYINVDPGTMSPFQHGEVFVTEDGAETDLDLGHYERFIHAKMKKSNNFTTGQVYESVITKERRGDYLGGTVQVIPHITDEIKLKMSEGAAEADVAIVEIGGTVGDIESLPFLEAIRQMRSNHGRKNTLYVHLSYVPYIATAGEIKTKPTQHSVKELREIGIQPDILLCRMDRELPEDEKRKIALFCNVEENAVIGCYDSDSIYKVPGMLHAQGIDEIIAEQLQLDLPKADLSVWNGIIDAIQHPDHSINIAMVGKYVDLTESYKSLTEALKHAGIHTRTNVNIVYVDSEEIDRDGAESLRDMDAILVPGGFGKRGVEGKIKAVKFARDNNIPYLGICLGMQIALIEYARDVAGMAGANSTEFDLDTNFPVVALIDEWVNHDGKIEKRDENSNLGGTMRLGGQQCDLAPGSLAARVYGNAEIVERHRHRYEVNNYYIPRLEAAGLTISGRSSGHEKLVETIELAGHRWFFACQFHPEFTSTPRDGHPLFIAYVKAALAYQADKQGS; encoded by the coding sequence ATGACCAAGTACATCTTCGTAACCGGTGGCGTGGTGTCCTCCCTGGGCAAGGGCATTGCCGCCGCGTCGATCGCCGCAATCCTGGAATCCCGCGGGCTGAAAGTCACCATGCTGAAGCTCGACCCCTACATCAACGTCGACCCGGGCACGATGAGCCCGTTCCAGCACGGCGAAGTGTTCGTCACCGAAGACGGCGCGGAGACCGACCTCGACCTCGGCCACTACGAGCGCTTCATCCACGCCAAGATGAAGAAGAGCAACAACTTCACCACCGGCCAGGTGTACGAATCGGTCATCACCAAGGAACGTCGCGGCGACTACCTGGGCGGCACCGTGCAGGTGATCCCGCACATTACCGACGAAATCAAGCTGAAGATGAGCGAAGGCGCGGCCGAAGCCGATGTCGCCATCGTCGAGATCGGCGGCACCGTCGGCGACATCGAGTCGCTGCCCTTCCTGGAAGCCATCCGTCAGATGCGCTCCAACCACGGCCGCAAGAACACGCTGTACGTGCACCTGTCCTACGTGCCTTATATCGCCACCGCCGGCGAGATCAAGACCAAGCCGACCCAGCACTCGGTCAAGGAACTGCGCGAGATCGGCATCCAGCCGGACATCCTGCTGTGCCGGATGGACCGCGAGCTGCCGGAAGACGAGAAGCGCAAGATCGCGCTGTTCTGCAACGTCGAAGAGAACGCGGTGATCGGCTGCTACGATTCCGACTCCATCTACAAGGTGCCGGGCATGCTGCATGCCCAGGGCATAGATGAGATCATCGCCGAGCAACTGCAACTCGACCTGCCCAAGGCCGACCTGTCGGTGTGGAACGGCATCATCGACGCGATCCAGCATCCGGACCACAGCATCAATATCGCGATGGTCGGCAAATACGTCGATCTGACCGAATCGTACAAGTCGCTGACCGAGGCGCTGAAGCACGCCGGCATCCACACCCGCACCAACGTCAACATCGTCTACGTCGACTCGGAAGAAATCGACCGCGACGGCGCCGAGTCGCTGCGCGACATGGACGCCATCCTGGTGCCGGGCGGCTTCGGCAAGCGCGGCGTCGAGGGCAAGATCAAGGCGGTCAAGTTCGCCCGCGACAACAACATCCCCTACCTCGGCATCTGCCTGGGCATGCAGATCGCGCTGATCGAATACGCGCGCGACGTGGCCGGCATGGCCGGCGCCAACTCCACCGAGTTCGACCTCGACACCAACTTCCCGGTGGTGGCGCTGATCGACGAGTGGGTCAACCACGACGGCAAGATCGAGAAGCGCGACGAGAACTCCAATCTGGGCGGCACGATGCGCCTGGGCGGCCAGCAATGCGATCTGGCTCCCGGCTCGCTGGCGGCGCGCGTCTACGGCAATGCCGAGATCGTCGAGCGCCATCGCCACCGCTACGAAGTCAACAACTACTACATCCCGCGTCTGGAAGCGGCCGGCCTGACCATCAGCGGCCGTTCGTCCGGCCACGAGAAGCTGGTCGAGACCATCGAGCTGGCCGGCCACCGCTGGTTCTTCGCCTGTCAGTTCCATCCGGAATTCACGTCGACCCCGCGCGATGGCCACCCGCTGTTCATCGCCTACGTCAAGGCGGCGCTGGCATACCAGGCGGACAAGCAGGGAAGCTGA
- the rpmB gene encoding 50S ribosomal protein L28 — protein sequence MARVCKVTGKRPMTGNNVSHANNKTKRRFLPNLQYRKFWVESENRWVRLRVSNAALRTIDKVGIDVVLADLRARGEI from the coding sequence ATGGCGCGAGTTTGCAAAGTCACCGGCAAGCGTCCGATGACCGGGAACAATGTTTCCCACGCCAATAACAAGACGAAACGTCGTTTCCTGCCGAACCTGCAATACCGCAAGTTCTGGGTGGAAAGCGAAAACCGCTGGGTGCGCCTGCGCGTGTCCAACGCCGCACTGCGTACCATCGACAAGGTGGGCATCGATGTCGTGCTGGCTGATCTGCGCGCTCGCGGCGAGATCTAA
- the rpmG gene encoding 50S ribosomal protein L33, translating into MRDKIKLESTAGTGHFYTTTKNKRTMPEKMEIKKFDPVVRKHVLYKETKLK; encoded by the coding sequence ATGCGCGATAAGATCAAGCTGGAATCCACTGCTGGTACCGGCCACTTCTACACCACCACCAAGAACAAGCGCACCATGCCGGAAAAAATGGAGATCAAGAAGTTCGATCCCGTTGTCCGCAAGCACGTTCTGTACAAGGAAACCAAGCTGAAATAA
- a CDS encoding uracil-DNA glycosylase family protein, with product MSRADLLQQEMGLGPAWRPRAGWFEQHPAQLPSHAPEAGTEQAAMAAAPAEPEPPHTGDAIMAMPRETAPAVPPPAEIAAAATAQPEPAFAPEPLRAEVRVESAQLDWPQLQSQVAGCQDCRLCETRTQTVFGRGNPQARWMLIGEAPGENEDRQGLPFVGRAGQLLDNMLQAAGLDREKDVYIANVLKCRPPGNRNPAPDEIAACNGYLLQQIRHIQPTLIVALGRFAAQTLLETEDSIGRLRGKVHRYQGVPLVVSYHPAYLLRNQPDKAKAWQDLLLAHKVFRQAAN from the coding sequence ATGAGCCGCGCCGACCTGCTGCAACAGGAAATGGGCCTGGGACCGGCCTGGCGGCCGCGCGCCGGCTGGTTCGAACAACACCCGGCGCAGCTGCCGAGCCACGCGCCAGAGGCCGGTACCGAACAAGCGGCGATGGCCGCCGCGCCGGCCGAGCCCGAGCCGCCGCACACCGGCGACGCGATAATGGCGATGCCACGGGAAACCGCGCCGGCCGTCCCACCTCCGGCCGAGATCGCGGCCGCTGCTACGGCGCAGCCGGAACCGGCCTTCGCGCCCGAGCCGTTGCGCGCCGAGGTCCGCGTCGAGTCCGCCCAGCTGGACTGGCCGCAACTGCAAAGCCAGGTGGCCGGCTGTCAGGATTGCCGGCTGTGCGAAACCCGCACCCAGACGGTGTTCGGCCGCGGCAATCCGCAGGCGCGCTGGATGCTGATAGGCGAAGCGCCCGGCGAGAACGAGGACAGGCAGGGCCTGCCCTTCGTCGGCCGCGCCGGCCAGTTGCTGGACAATATGTTGCAGGCCGCCGGACTGGACCGGGAGAAGGACGTCTATATCGCCAACGTCCTCAAATGCCGCCCGCCGGGCAACCGCAATCCCGCCCCGGACGAAATCGCCGCCTGCAACGGCTACCTGCTGCAGCAGATCCGCCATATCCAGCCGACGCTGATCGTCGCGCTGGGCCGCTTCGCCGCCCAGACGCTGCTGGAAACCGAGGATTCGATAGGCCGGCTGCGCGGCAAGGTGCACCGCTATCAGGGCGTGCCGCTGGTGGTCAGCTACCACCCCGCCTACCTGCTGCGCAATCAGCCGGACAAGGCCAAGGCCTGGCAGGACCTGCTGCTGGCGCACAAGGTGTTCCGCCAGGCCGCAAACTGA
- the rimI gene encoding ribosomal protein S18-alanine N-acetyltransferase, whose product MSAVRRFQPDDPQLLADMEQQATPHGWRVGQYRDSLAAGYPCYGLFDDADALLGFALIMRVLDEAEVLNIVIAKEYQGRGNGLALLQAVLGDLRDDCCRRLFLEVRESNTPARRLYQRCGFHQCGLRKNYYPAAHGREHAILMEASL is encoded by the coding sequence ATGAGCGCCGTCCGCCGCTTCCAGCCCGACGATCCGCAACTACTGGCCGACATGGAACAGCAGGCCACGCCGCATGGCTGGCGCGTCGGACAATACCGCGACAGCCTGGCCGCCGGCTATCCGTGCTACGGCCTGTTCGACGACGCCGACGCGCTGCTGGGCTTCGCGCTGATCATGCGCGTGCTGGACGAGGCGGAAGTTCTCAACATCGTCATCGCCAAGGAATACCAGGGCCGCGGCAATGGCCTCGCCCTGCTGCAGGCGGTGCTCGGCGATCTGCGCGACGACTGCTGCCGCCGGCTGTTCCTGGAGGTGCGCGAAAGCAATACGCCGGCGCGCCGTCTGTACCAGCGCTGCGGCTTTCACCAGTGCGGCCTGCGCAAGAACTATTACCCGGCCGCCCACGGCCGCGAACACGCGATCCTGATGGAGGCGTCACTATGA
- the tsaB gene encoding tRNA (adenosine(37)-N6)-threonylcarbamoyltransferase complex dimerization subunit type 1 TsaB, whose product MKLLALDTSTTYLSLALSHGDDTLVFHQCVEQKHAERTLPEVSRLLAEAGVSLSSLDGIAFGQGPGSFTGLRIACGVAQGLAYSADLPVIAIPTLDNLAWQAGDGLVQVCFDARMKQVYSALYRTGADWQRLGAIAVVSPEDLSLAEGATMLAGDGFDSYPQLLADARERLPLSPHPRPHAAAYIRLAESGRYAAVHPREAELLYVRNKVALTSVEQQQARSR is encoded by the coding sequence ATGAAACTGTTAGCCCTGGACACCTCCACCACCTATCTGTCGCTGGCACTGAGCCACGGCGACGACACGCTCGTCTTCCACCAGTGCGTGGAACAGAAGCATGCGGAACGCACGCTGCCCGAAGTGTCGCGCCTGCTGGCCGAGGCCGGCGTCTCGCTGTCGTCTCTGGACGGCATCGCCTTCGGCCAGGGACCGGGCTCGTTCACCGGGCTGCGCATCGCCTGCGGCGTCGCCCAGGGCCTCGCCTACTCCGCCGACCTGCCCGTCATCGCCATCCCGACGCTGGACAATCTGGCCTGGCAGGCCGGCGACGGCCTGGTGCAAGTCTGTTTCGACGCCCGGATGAAACAGGTCTACAGCGCGCTGTACCGCACCGGCGCGGACTGGCAGAGACTGGGTGCTATCGCCGTCGTCTCGCCGGAAGACCTGTCGCTGGCCGAAGGCGCCACCATGCTGGCCGGCGATGGCTTCGACAGCTACCCGCAGCTGCTGGCCGACGCCCGCGAACGCCTGCCGCTGTCGCCCCACCCTCGTCCGCACGCCGCGGCCTATATCCGGCTGGCCGAAAGCGGCCGCTACGCCGCCGTCCACCCGCGCGAGGCCGAACTGCTCTATGTGCGCAACAAGGTGGCGCTGACCTCGGTCGAGCAGCAGCAGGCCCGCAGCCGATGA
- a CDS encoding EAL and HDOD domain-containing protein: protein MTSNTAFIGRQPVLNRNQQLIGYELLFRPSSDAVGVGKHTELQADTDVLVNTLNNMGTSWLIGNKLAFINVGETMLNSDFLELLPPRRIILDLSPRIVPSNELLSRARHLRSMGFGIALDDFSFESPAAAFLELANYVKLDIQNQDTTRFQMLAARLRSYPLIRIAERVETHAQFHLCKELGMDGFQGYYFAKPETLAAKVIHPAFNNTLELLNLLRMDADIRDIEQVLKRDVALSYKLLRYVNSAAAGLNTTISSFSHAVTVLGYQKLYRWLTLLLVTASDDNNAPPALQKTAVTRGRFMELLGVALGERHDVNDNLFIVGLFSLLDVLFDMTMDKIIEHLQLPAPITDALLHQRGEMSHYLELARACEDGSLDGVPQLCQQLGLSSEQLNQAHISALAWVEELGL from the coding sequence ATGACCTCGAACACCGCCTTCATCGGCCGGCAGCCGGTACTGAACCGCAATCAGCAGCTCATAGGTTATGAGCTGCTTTTTCGTCCCAGCAGCGACGCCGTCGGCGTCGGCAAGCACACCGAGCTGCAAGCCGACACCGACGTGCTGGTAAACACGCTGAACAATATGGGCACCAGCTGGCTGATCGGCAACAAGCTCGCCTTCATCAACGTCGGCGAAACGATGCTGAACAGCGACTTTCTCGAGCTGTTGCCGCCGCGCCGCATCATCCTCGACTTGTCTCCCCGCATCGTGCCCAGCAACGAATTGCTGTCCCGCGCCCGCCATCTGCGTTCGATGGGCTTCGGCATCGCGCTGGACGACTTCAGTTTCGAATCGCCGGCCGCCGCCTTTCTCGAGCTAGCCAACTACGTCAAGCTGGACATACAGAATCAGGACACCACCCGCTTCCAGATGCTGGCCGCCAGGCTGCGCAGCTATCCGCTGATCCGCATCGCCGAGCGGGTGGAAACCCACGCCCAATTCCATCTGTGCAAGGAGTTGGGCATGGACGGCTTCCAGGGCTACTACTTCGCCAAACCGGAAACGCTGGCGGCCAAGGTGATACACCCGGCCTTCAACAACACGCTGGAATTGCTGAACCTGCTGCGCATGGATGCCGACATCCGCGACATCGAGCAGGTGCTGAAACGCGACGTGGCGCTGTCGTACAAGCTGCTGCGCTACGTCAACTCGGCCGCCGCCGGTCTGAACACCACGATCAGCTCCTTCTCCCACGCCGTCACCGTGCTGGGCTATCAGAAGCTGTATCGCTGGCTGACGCTGCTGCTGGTCACCGCCTCCGACGACAACAACGCGCCGCCGGCGCTGCAGAAGACCGCCGTCACCCGCGGCCGCTTCATGGAGCTGCTGGGCGTCGCGCTCGGAGAGCGCCACGACGTCAACGACAATCTGTTCATCGTCGGCCTGTTCAGCCTGCTGGACGTGCTGTTCGACATGACCATGGACAAGATCATCGAGCATCTGCAGCTGCCGGCGCCGATCACCGACGCGCTGCTTCACCAGCGCGGCGAGATGAGCCATTACCTGGAACTGGCCCGCGCCTGCGAGGACGGCTCGCTCGACGGCGTGCCGCAGTTGTGCCAGCAACTCGGCCTGTCCAGCGAACAGTTGAATCAGGCTCACATATCGGCGCTCGCCTGGGTAGAGGAACTGGGCTTATAA
- a CDS encoding chemotaxis protein CheA, translating into MSEFGGMEELLGDFLMESTDLLSDVDNKLVELEKRPEDKALLNDIFRGFHTIKGGAGFLNVIPMVNLCHRTENLFDKLRNGEMHITSEVMDVILDATGIVRDMFGTLGQGRMPGDADARVLAALDAALAGEPLVAEPAAAPAAAPAAPAAEAAPAAAGNGPDWNQLYQAVAPAAAPAAAPAPAAQAAPAPAPTAVAAPAAKPPAPKPAPSKPSGGGAPAASGPQENTIRIDTVRLDMVLNLSGEIGLTKNRLTTLRTEILQGNRDTNTLRSLDEAISQLDLLVSDLQNAVMKTRMQPIGRLFQKYPRLARDLARQLGKEVELVLSGEETELDKTMIEDLNDPLVHLVRNAVDHGIESPEDRVAAGKKPQALVQLTAEQVGDHILIEITDDGKGMNPDALRRKAIEKGLIDQETANSLDEKQCLQLIFLPGFSTKDQISSVSGRGVGMDVVRTNIQKLNGRIDINSVGGEGTRISISLPLTLAILPVLVVRACNQPFAVPLAMVREIITIDNSAIQEVSGKPTIVVRDEILPLKTLAGLLGWAPTQKPHFGVLMQSAEKSFILAIDSFVGRDDVVIKPLQNIRPKGVAGATLSGDGSVVLVLDMEDLLASSENSNAPAIRTTDVIAT; encoded by the coding sequence ATGAGCGAATTTGGCGGCATGGAAGAGTTGCTGGGGGACTTCCTGATGGAGTCTACCGACCTCCTGTCCGATGTGGACAACAAGCTGGTCGAGCTGGAAAAGCGCCCGGAAGACAAGGCTCTGCTCAATGACATCTTCCGCGGCTTCCATACGATCAAGGGCGGCGCCGGCTTCCTCAACGTCATCCCCATGGTCAATCTGTGCCACCGCACCGAAAATCTGTTCGACAAGCTGCGCAACGGTGAAATGCACATCACGTCGGAAGTGATGGACGTCATTCTCGACGCGACCGGCATCGTCCGCGACATGTTCGGCACCCTGGGCCAGGGACGGATGCCCGGCGATGCCGATGCCCGCGTGCTGGCCGCGCTGGATGCCGCGCTGGCCGGCGAGCCGCTTGTAGCCGAACCCGCCGCCGCGCCGGCAGCGGCGCCTGCCGCTCCCGCGGCCGAAGCGGCCCCCGCCGCCGCAGGCAATGGCCCCGACTGGAACCAGCTGTATCAGGCGGTCGCGCCGGCAGCGGCGCCTGCCGCCGCGCCGGCCCCCGCAGCCCAAGCGGCTCCGGCCCCCGCTCCGACCGCGGTAGCGGCGCCCGCCGCCAAGCCCCCGGCGCCGAAACCGGCGCCGTCGAAACCGTCCGGCGGCGGCGCGCCGGCGGCCAGCGGCCCGCAGGAAAACACCATCCGCATCGACACCGTGCGTCTCGACATGGTGTTGAACCTGTCCGGCGAAATCGGCCTGACCAAGAACCGCCTGACCACGCTGCGTACCGAGATCCTGCAAGGCAACCGCGACACCAACACGCTGCGCTCGCTCGACGAGGCGATCAGCCAGCTCGACCTGTTGGTCAGCGACCTGCAGAACGCGGTGATGAAGACCCGCATGCAGCCTATCGGCCGCCTGTTCCAGAAGTATCCGCGCTTGGCGCGCGATCTGGCTCGCCAGCTGGGCAAGGAAGTGGAACTGGTGTTGTCCGGCGAGGAAACCGAACTCGACAAGACCATGATCGAGGATCTGAACGATCCGCTGGTCCACTTGGTGCGCAACGCCGTCGACCACGGCATCGAGTCGCCGGAAGACCGCGTCGCCGCCGGCAAGAAGCCTCAGGCGCTGGTGCAGCTGACCGCAGAACAGGTCGGCGACCACATCCTGATCGAGATCACCGACGACGGCAAGGGCATGAATCCCGACGCGCTGCGCCGCAAGGCCATCGAAAAGGGCCTGATCGACCAGGAAACCGCCAACTCGCTGGACGAGAAGCAGTGCCTGCAGCTGATCTTCCTGCCCGGCTTCTCGACCAAGGACCAGATTTCCAGCGTGTCCGGCCGCGGCGTCGGCATGGACGTGGTCCGCACCAACATCCAGAAGCTGAACGGCCGCATCGACATCAATTCGGTCGGCGGCGAAGGCACCCGCATCAGCATCTCGCTGCCGCTGACCCTCGCCATTCTTCCGGTGCTGGTGGTTCGCGCCTGCAACCAGCCGTTCGCGGTGCCGCTGGCGATGGTTCGCGAGATCATCACCATCGACAACAGCGCCATCCAGGAGGTTTCCGGCAAGCCGACCATCGTCGTGCGCGACGAAATCCTGCCGCTGAAGACCCTGGCCGGCCTGTTGGGCTGGGCCCCGACGCAGAAACCGCATTTCGGCGTGCTGATGCAGTCGGCGGAAAAATCGTTCATCCTGGCGATCGACTCCTTCGTCGGCCGCGACGACGTGGTGATCAAACCGTTGCAGAACATCCGCCCGAAAGGCGTCGCCGGCGCCACGCTGTCCGGCGACGGCTCCGTCGTGCTGGTGCTCGATATGGAAGATCTGCTCGCTTCCAGCGAAAACAGCAACGCCCCGGCGATACGAACAACGGATGTGATTGCCACCTGA
- the cheZ gene encoding protein phosphatase CheZ translates to MFSSETSPSTMYEHIGQMTRKMHDALRDLGYDKSLEKVAETIPDAKDRLAYIATLTENSAERVLNATDIAKPFQDNLESQAIALSQRWEKLFANLLSIEEFKNLAAETQQYLKDVPNQTQATNAQLLEIVMAQDFQDLTGQVIKKMMGMVKILETELVSFLIEFSPDEKKGELNTSLLNGPVINPEGRTDVVNSQQQVDDLLESLGF, encoded by the coding sequence TTGTTCTCGAGCGAGACCAGTCCTTCGACGATGTATGAACATATCGGACAGATGACCCGCAAGATGCACGACGCCCTGCGCGATCTGGGCTACGACAAGTCGCTGGAAAAAGTGGCTGAAACCATTCCGGACGCCAAGGACAGGCTGGCCTATATCGCCACGCTGACCGAAAACTCCGCCGAGCGGGTGCTGAACGCCACCGACATCGCCAAGCCGTTCCAGGACAATCTGGAAAGCCAGGCCATCGCGCTGAGCCAGCGCTGGGAAAAGTTGTTCGCCAATCTGCTGAGCATCGAAGAGTTCAAAAACCTGGCGGCGGAAACCCAGCAGTATTTGAAAGACGTGCCCAATCAAACCCAGGCAACCAATGCCCAGCTGCTTGAAATCGTCATGGCCCAGGATTTCCAGGATCTGACGGGTCAAGTGATCAAGAAAATGATGGGCATGGTCAAGATTCTGGAAACCGAGTTGGTCAGTTTCCTGATCGAGTTCTCCCCCGATGAGAAAAAGGGAGAGCTGAATACCAGCCTGCTCAACGGCCCGGTCATCAATCCGGAAGGCCGGACCGATGTGGTCAACAGCCAGCAGCAAGTGGACGACCTGCTGGAAAGCCTGGGCTTCTAA
- the cheY gene encoding chemotaxis response regulator CheY, which translates to MSDKNMRFLVVDDFSTMRRIVRNLLKELGFTNVDEAEDGQVALHKLKTQSFDFVVSDWNMPNMTGIELLKAVRADPQLKHLPFMMITAEAKRENIIEAAMAGASGYIVKPFTAATMEEKMSKIFQNMNKPA; encoded by the coding sequence ATGTCAGACAAGAATATGCGATTCCTGGTCGTGGACGACTTCTCCACCATGCGCAGAATCGTCCGCAACCTGCTGAAAGAGTTGGGTTTTACCAACGTCGACGAGGCCGAAGACGGCCAGGTCGCGCTGCATAAGCTAAAAACCCAAAGCTTCGACTTCGTCGTCTCCGACTGGAACATGCCCAATATGACGGGCATCGAGCTCCTCAAAGCAGTGCGGGCGGATCCCCAGCTGAAGCATCTGCCGTTCATGATGATCACCGCCGAGGCCAAAAGAGAAAACATCATCGAGGCGGCCATGGCGGGTGCCAGCGGCTACATCGTGAAACCGTTCACCGCTGCCACCATGGAAGAGAAAATGAGCAAAATCTTCCAGAACATGAACAAGCCAGCCTGA
- a CDS encoding chemotaxis protein translates to MPSTDASLLASVDARTKLAGSNKMEILLFSLGTRETFGINVFKVREVSQTPAITKTPNMPFGVEGVLSLRGNIIPVISLAKFIGHDHNESKFDTMIVTEFNKSTQAFLVDSVDRIIRVDWDKVRAPENIMAAAGTNQNLITAVTELENGKLVSILDVEQILASVVGEPRLPDVPTAQMESDQYIFFVDDSVVARKEITGVLEKMGIKFQQATNGREAWDRLQVLAGRNWAEGECLHDYLKIILVDAEMPEMDGYVLTKLIKSDQRFKGIPVIMHSSLSSNANRAMGSSVGVDSYVAKFDPGVLAETLIPFLQR, encoded by the coding sequence GCTTGCCGGCTCCAACAAGATGGAGATTCTGCTGTTCTCGCTGGGAACGCGTGAGACATTCGGCATCAATGTGTTCAAGGTGCGTGAAGTCTCGCAGACGCCGGCCATCACCAAGACGCCCAATATGCCGTTCGGCGTCGAAGGCGTGCTGTCGTTGCGCGGCAACATCATTCCGGTGATCTCGCTGGCCAAGTTCATCGGCCATGATCACAACGAGAGCAAATTCGACACGATGATCGTCACCGAGTTCAACAAGAGTACCCAGGCCTTCCTGGTGGACTCGGTGGACCGCATCATCCGCGTCGACTGGGACAAGGTGCGCGCGCCCGAGAACATCATGGCGGCGGCCGGCACCAACCAGAACCTGATCACCGCCGTCACCGAGCTGGAAAACGGCAAACTGGTCTCCATCCTGGACGTCGAGCAGATCCTGGCCAGCGTCGTCGGCGAGCCGCGGCTGCCGGACGTGCCGACCGCGCAGATGGAAAGCGACCAGTACATTTTCTTCGTCGACGATTCGGTGGTGGCTCGCAAGGAAATCACCGGCGTGCTGGAAAAGATGGGCATCAAGTTCCAGCAGGCGACCAATGGCCGCGAGGCCTGGGACAGGCTGCAGGTGCTGGCCGGCCGGAATTGGGCCGAGGGAGAATGCCTGCACGACTACCTGAAAATCATTTTGGTCGACGCCGAGATGCCGGAAATGGACGGCTATGTACTGACCAAGCTGATCAAATCCGATCAGCGCTTCAAGGGCATTCCGGTGATCATGCACTCGTCGCTGTCGTCCAACGCCAATCGCGCGATGGGCTCCAGTGTCGGGGTGGATTCCTACGTTGCCAAGTTCGACCCGGGCGTACTGGCAGAAACTTTGATTCCATTCCTGCAAAGGTAG